Proteins from a single region of Streptomyces sp. HUAS 15-9:
- a CDS encoding WGR domain-containing protein, whose amino-acid sequence MAETTYLELSEDGGGAHKFYEVTVDGASVTVRYGRIGASGQVQTSSFATPAKAQAAAAKKIDQKVRKGYAVAVRGQRAPRSVTRRQVGSAPSTARATAPVLWRFRTGSAAFGIHVDEDRVWVGNQAGEVYNLGHDGEVMARYLLPDGVKCLVADDFWIYAGCDDGRVYDLSSKLPFAAYEIAANVDIFWLDIHEGVLNVSDAAGGLTVIDHEDEHQWSRRSSGNMAWMVRADEHAVYHGHGEGVTAYAPDGGGELWHTDTRGGVLFGWQEATSVYAGTDRHVVQRLSKATGRVEGVYTCDAVVYSCATAPGGRYVFAGDNSSSVYCFDASGTRLWKLRTGNGSALSMQYFDERLYLVTTDGSLVCVDTSEAAIAAAQQGSVPVAVDVKSAAALPTYNPATSLSALATVSTPPAGGVVVECVDHGGRLRVHVVSEGFEPGWNVQFPREIRQAGARYVVDAVHAAAGGFYRVRGEIRRVR is encoded by the coding sequence GTGGCGGAGACGACGTATCTGGAGCTGTCCGAGGACGGCGGCGGGGCGCACAAGTTCTACGAGGTGACGGTCGACGGCGCCTCCGTCACCGTGCGCTACGGCCGCATCGGGGCGTCCGGCCAGGTGCAGACGTCGTCGTTCGCGACACCTGCCAAGGCACAGGCGGCCGCGGCGAAGAAGATCGACCAGAAGGTCCGCAAGGGGTACGCGGTGGCCGTGCGCGGTCAGCGTGCGCCCCGTTCCGTGACACGGCGCCAGGTCGGCTCCGCGCCGTCGACGGCGCGCGCCACGGCGCCGGTGCTGTGGCGCTTCCGCACCGGTTCGGCCGCGTTCGGCATCCATGTCGACGAGGACCGCGTGTGGGTGGGCAACCAGGCGGGCGAGGTCTACAACCTGGGCCACGACGGCGAGGTGATGGCCCGCTACCTGCTCCCCGACGGCGTCAAGTGCCTGGTCGCGGACGACTTCTGGATCTACGCGGGCTGCGACGACGGCCGGGTGTACGACCTGTCCTCGAAGCTGCCGTTCGCCGCGTACGAGATCGCCGCGAACGTCGACATCTTCTGGCTGGACATCCACGAAGGAGTGCTGAACGTCTCGGACGCGGCGGGCGGCCTCACCGTGATCGACCACGAGGACGAACACCAGTGGTCCCGGCGGTCGTCCGGCAACATGGCCTGGATGGTGCGGGCCGACGAACACGCCGTGTACCACGGGCACGGCGAGGGTGTGACGGCCTACGCCCCGGACGGGGGCGGCGAGTTGTGGCACACCGACACGCGCGGGGGCGTGCTGTTCGGATGGCAGGAGGCGACGTCGGTCTACGCGGGCACGGACCGTCATGTGGTGCAGCGCCTGTCGAAGGCCACCGGACGGGTCGAGGGTGTCTACACCTGTGACGCCGTGGTGTACTCGTGTGCCACCGCCCCGGGCGGCCGCTATGTCTTCGCCGGCGACAACTCCTCGTCCGTCTACTGCTTCGACGCGTCCGGCACCCGGCTGTGGAAGCTGCGCACGGGCAACGGCTCGGCCCTGTCCATGCAGTACTTCGACGAGCGGCTGTATCTGGTCACCACCGACGGGTCGCTGGTGTGCGTGGACACGTCGGAGGCGGCCATCGCGGCCGCCCAGCAGGGCTCGGTGCCCGTCGCCGTCGATGTGAAGTCGGCCGCCGCCCTGCCCACCTACAACCCGGCGACGTCGCTGTCCGCTCTGGCGACCGTCAGCACGCCGCCCGCGGGCGGGGTGGTCGTCGAGTGCGTCGATCACGGCGGGCGACTGCGCGTCCACGTGGTGTCCGAGGGCTTCGAGCCCGGCTGGAACGTGCAGTTCCCGCGGGAGATACGGCAGGCGGGGGCGCGCTATGTGGTCGATGCCGTCCACGCCGCGGCCGGCGGCTTCTACCGTGTACGGGGCGAGATCCGCCGCGTGCGGTGA
- a CDS encoding M1 family metallopeptidase, translating into MKASFTRRRTALALGLTGAAGVAGAVVLGGALPHTGHRTPAGGPSAVSSAAVPSPGARGIGDPLMPLDGNGGYEVRHYTLDFDWRAPRTPFDASATISAAATQALSRFDLDFAGNTLHAVTVDGAPAAFVRDGDELVVTPAKPIPRGGAFTVRVAYTADPTQQRHRDDAIQDYGWMPTPDGTLIYAQPDGAKMVFPANDHPSLRARFTFRITTPPGLGAVANGRLVERVRRPDGHTRWTYDSEQPVAAQLVQMAIGRFTFVDSTGPRGLPVRDVVPGGMVDDTAAYRSLTTEHLAWLEQRLGPYPFGRYGVLVGDTDLPVALETQSLSVVPRDNLLGDRVDAERDLVHELTHHWTGDSVAVRRWSDLWLSEGHARYYERLYSDAHGGPDLESAMRAAYEQHDQWRHDDGAPAEPTGPTLFRNIRYDGSALVLYALRERVGAQTFERIERSWVTRFRGRAAGTRDFIALASEVAGHDLASFLTPWLYGAHTPPMPGHPDWRVDPVQD; encoded by the coding sequence GTGAAGGCGTCGTTCACACGTCGCCGCACGGCCCTGGCCCTGGGCCTCACCGGTGCCGCCGGGGTCGCCGGCGCGGTCGTGCTCGGCGGTGCGCTCCCCCACACGGGCCACCGCACCCCCGCCGGCGGTCCTTCCGCCGTCTCCTCGGCAGCGGTCCCCTCCCCCGGTGCCAGGGGCATCGGCGATCCGCTCATGCCGCTCGACGGCAACGGCGGTTACGAGGTCCGCCACTACACGCTCGACTTCGACTGGAGGGCCCCGCGAACGCCCTTCGACGCGAGCGCCACCATCAGCGCCGCCGCCACCCAGGCCCTCTCCCGCTTCGACCTCGACTTCGCCGGCAACACGCTGCACGCCGTCACCGTGGACGGCGCACCGGCGGCCTTCGTCCGCGACGGCGACGAACTCGTCGTCACCCCCGCGAAGCCCATCCCGCGCGGCGGAGCGTTCACGGTACGCGTCGCCTACACCGCCGACCCGACGCAACAACGGCACCGCGACGACGCGATCCAGGACTACGGCTGGATGCCCACGCCCGACGGCACCCTGATCTACGCGCAGCCCGACGGCGCCAAGATGGTCTTCCCGGCGAACGACCACCCGAGCCTGCGGGCGCGCTTCACCTTCCGCATCACCACGCCGCCCGGCCTCGGCGCGGTGGCCAACGGCCGGCTCGTCGAGCGTGTCCGACGGCCCGACGGACACACCCGGTGGACGTACGACTCCGAGCAGCCGGTCGCGGCACAACTGGTCCAGATGGCGATCGGGAGGTTCACGTTCGTCGACAGCACCGGCCCGCGCGGGCTGCCCGTGCGGGACGTGGTCCCCGGCGGCATGGTCGACGACACCGCGGCGTACCGCTCCCTGACGACCGAACACCTCGCGTGGCTGGAACAGCGGCTCGGGCCGTACCCGTTCGGCCGCTACGGCGTGCTGGTCGGCGACACCGATCTGCCGGTGGCGCTGGAGACGCAGTCGCTGTCCGTCGTACCCCGGGACAACCTGCTGGGCGACCGGGTCGACGCGGAGCGGGACCTCGTACACGAACTGACCCACCACTGGACGGGTGACAGCGTCGCCGTCCGGCGGTGGTCCGACCTGTGGCTGAGTGAGGGTCACGCCCGCTACTACGAACGCCTCTACTCCGACGCGCACGGCGGCCCCGACCTCGAGTCCGCCATGCGGGCCGCGTACGAGCAGCACGACCAGTGGCGGCACGACGACGGAGCGCCCGCCGAACCCACCGGGCCCACCCTGTTCAGGAACATTCGGTACGACGGCTCGGCACTGGTGCTCTACGCCCTCCGGGAGAGGGTCGGGGCGCAGACCTTCGAGAGGATCGAGCGGTCCTGGGTGACGAGGTTCCGGGGGCGGGCCGCCGGAACCCGGGACTTCATCGCCCTGGCCTCCGAGGTCGCGGGCCATGACCTGGCCTCTTTCCTGACCCCGTGGCTGTACGGGGCGCACACCCCGCCCATGCCGGGGCACCCCGACTGGCGGGTGGACCCCGTTCAGGACTGA
- a CDS encoding Tat pathway signal sequence domain protein, whose product MRRTVPKGMALACTAVLASAVPAFADGATATPSAAPTRASSAAPTEMPSAEPSRAPGTRPTTAPAPAPSQVSVVPSGAPDTGVRAASAGSGSGTEGGLIGGAAATVLLAGGGAVLVVRRRRATGA is encoded by the coding sequence ATGCGCCGAACTGTCCCCAAGGGCATGGCACTTGCGTGCACGGCGGTGCTGGCGAGCGCCGTGCCCGCGTTCGCCGACGGGGCGACCGCGACCCCCTCCGCCGCGCCGACCCGGGCGTCGAGCGCCGCCCCCACCGAGATGCCCAGCGCCGAACCCTCCCGCGCGCCGGGCACCCGGCCGACCACGGCGCCGGCGCCCGCGCCGAGCCAGGTCTCCGTCGTGCCTTCGGGCGCCCCCGACACCGGGGTGCGGGCGGCGTCCGCCGGGTCCGGCTCCGGGACCGAGGGCGGCCTGATCGGCGGAGCCGCTGCCACTGTGCTCCTCGCGGGCGGCGGCGCGGTCCTCGTCGTACGCCGCCGGCGGGCGACCGGGGCATGA
- a CDS encoding SpoIIE family protein phosphatase encodes MTAESFKPNSDVPGPETVRPTGLLDLLSVAAIVLDAEGRIVFWTPQAQELFGYTAEEALGMEAARLLIRPEHLQAVMSLFAEVLATGRAWAGAFPVRHKDGSTRLMEFRNMRLLDDHGDVYALGIAADHTLLQRVETDLALGERLINQSPIGLALLDPDLHYLLVNPALERIDGIPAEDHIGRHLRETLPFSDVDTIESALRQVLTTGTPLLDQYHVGRPTADPDHDHAWSLSFYRLEDPGGRVLGAAASVVDVTERHRAATEADRARRRLALIADASTRVGTTLEVEQTAHELADIAIPELADIVAVDVLDSALAFRRNSKPENGPELFRALALKASRPTVALQAADRPGDLAAYDGDRLVTLCVHSGRPVLVRHVGSDDLRRIARSPDVSELLARAGVHSYLAVPLIAHGEVLGALDLKRTVNPLPFDQDDVVLASELASRAAMSIDNARWFQSVRNTALTLQRSLLPDHPPHHTGLELASRYQPALATSEVGGDWYDVLPLAGGKTALVVGDVMGNGIDAAATMGRLRTATCAYADLDLPPNAVLQHLDKITCDLEHYIVTCLYAVYDPHTRECHIANAGHLPPALAGPGRAPELLDLPAGVPLGVGGISFETTTADLGSGDLLVLYTDGLVETRQHPIDDRLNVLLSFLDEPHRPLEETCDLLLYGLRHPDDHDDVALLVARTL; translated from the coding sequence ATGACAGCCGAATCCTTCAAGCCCAACAGTGATGTTCCGGGCCCCGAGACGGTCCGGCCGACCGGTCTGCTGGATCTGCTGAGCGTGGCCGCGATCGTCCTGGACGCCGAGGGGCGCATCGTGTTCTGGACCCCGCAGGCCCAGGAGCTCTTCGGCTACACCGCGGAAGAGGCCCTGGGCATGGAAGCGGCGCGGCTGCTGATCCGCCCGGAGCACCTGCAGGCCGTCATGAGCCTGTTCGCGGAGGTGCTGGCCACCGGCCGGGCCTGGGCCGGCGCCTTCCCCGTCCGGCACAAGGACGGCAGCACCCGCCTGATGGAGTTCCGCAACATGCGGCTGCTGGACGACCACGGCGACGTCTACGCCCTCGGCATAGCGGCCGACCACACCCTGCTCCAGCGCGTCGAGACCGACCTGGCCCTGGGCGAGCGGCTGATCAACCAGTCTCCGATCGGCCTGGCCCTGCTCGACCCCGACCTGCACTATCTCCTGGTCAACCCGGCCCTGGAGCGGATCGACGGCATACCCGCCGAGGACCACATCGGCCGCCATCTGAGAGAGACCCTGCCCTTCTCCGACGTCGACACCATCGAGTCCGCCCTGCGCCAGGTGCTCACCACCGGCACCCCGCTGCTCGACCAGTACCACGTGGGCCGCCCCACGGCCGACCCCGACCACGATCACGCCTGGTCGCTCTCGTTCTACCGGCTGGAGGACCCCGGCGGACGCGTCCTGGGCGCGGCCGCCTCGGTCGTGGACGTCACGGAGCGGCACCGCGCGGCCACCGAGGCGGACCGGGCCCGGCGCCGTCTGGCACTTATCGCCGACGCCTCCACCCGGGTCGGCACCACGCTGGAAGTGGAGCAGACCGCCCATGAACTGGCCGACATCGCGATCCCCGAGCTCGCCGACATCGTCGCCGTGGACGTGCTGGACTCCGCCCTGGCCTTCCGCCGCAACAGCAAACCCGAGAACGGCCCGGAGCTCTTCCGGGCACTGGCCCTGAAAGCGTCCCGCCCCACCGTGGCGCTGCAGGCCGCCGACCGTCCCGGCGACCTCGCCGCCTACGACGGGGACCGTCTGGTCACCCTGTGCGTCCACTCCGGCAGGCCGGTGCTGGTCCGCCATGTGGGCAGCGACGATCTACGGCGCATCGCCCGCTCCCCCGATGTCAGCGAGCTGCTGGCCCGGGCCGGCGTCCACTCCTATCTCGCGGTGCCGCTCATCGCGCACGGCGAGGTCCTCGGCGCACTCGACCTCAAACGCACCGTCAACCCGCTCCCGTTCGACCAGGACGACGTCGTCCTGGCCAGTGAGCTCGCCAGCCGCGCCGCGATGTCCATCGACAACGCCCGGTGGTTCCAGAGCGTGCGCAACACCGCCCTCACCCTCCAGCGCAGTCTGCTGCCCGACCATCCGCCGCACCACACCGGCCTGGAACTCGCCTCCCGCTATCAGCCCGCCCTGGCGACCAGCGAGGTCGGCGGCGACTGGTACGACGTGCTCCCCCTGGCCGGCGGCAAGACCGCGCTGGTCGTCGGGGACGTCATGGGCAACGGCATCGACGCCGCCGCCACCATGGGCCGGCTGCGCACCGCCACCTGCGCCTACGCGGACCTCGACCTGCCGCCGAACGCGGTGCTCCAGCACCTGGACAAGATCACCTGCGATCTGGAGCACTACATCGTCACCTGCCTCTACGCCGTCTACGACCCGCACACCAGGGAGTGCCACATCGCCAACGCCGGACACCTGCCGCCGGCGCTGGCCGGCCCCGGCCGTGCCCCCGAGCTGCTGGACCTGCCCGCCGGAGTGCCGCTCGGCGTCGGTGGCATCTCCTTCGAGACCACGACGGCGGATCTCGGCTCCGGCGATCTGCTGGTCCTGTACACCGACGGTCTGGTCGAGACCCGACAGCACCCGATCGACGACCGGCTGAATGTCCTGCTCAGCTTCCTCGACGAGCCGCACCGGCCCCTGGAGGAGACCTGCGACCTCCTCCTGTACGGTCTGCGCCACCCCGACGACCACGACGACGTCGCCCTCCTCGTCGCCCGGACCCTGTAG
- a CDS encoding BlaI/MecI/CopY family transcriptional regulator: MTDHRQRARRRGQGELEAMVLSTLREADGPATAGWVQERLGADLAHTTVITILTRPLARGAVTRERAGRSFAWTPTSDQAGLAARKMRKVLDAESYREAVLAGFVTGLAPDDERLLRELLGHADAESDD; encoded by the coding sequence GTGACGGATCACCGGCAGCGTGCCCGGCGGCGGGGGCAGGGCGAGCTGGAGGCGATGGTCCTGTCGACGCTGCGGGAGGCGGACGGCCCGGCGACCGCGGGCTGGGTGCAGGAGCGCCTGGGCGCAGACCTCGCCCATACGACGGTGATCACGATCCTCACCCGGCCGCTGGCGAGGGGAGCGGTCACCCGGGAGCGGGCGGGCCGGTCCTTCGCCTGGACGCCCACGTCGGACCAGGCCGGCCTCGCCGCCCGCAAGATGCGCAAGGTGCTGGACGCCGAGAGCTACCGTGAGGCCGTGCTGGCCGGCTTCGTCACGGGCCTCGCCCCGGACGACGAACGGCTGCTGCGCGAACTGCTAGGCCACGCCGACGCGGAGAGCGACGACTGA
- a CDS encoding RNA polymerase sigma factor, translating to MKRSRDRAASELFAALYPRLAGWCRRLVDDDETAHEVASEAFTRLWARWTTVEEPRGFLYVTAANLVRDHWRKLERERRAMHRATSEAAVRPHDEQTDPSVRLLVQSLPERLRVPILLHYYADMPIREVSALTGRKEGTVKADLHAARELLRAHLRRSLDHTL from the coding sequence TTGAAACGGTCCCGCGACAGGGCAGCGTCCGAGCTGTTCGCCGCCCTCTATCCGCGCCTCGCCGGCTGGTGCCGCCGTCTCGTCGACGACGACGAGACGGCCCACGAGGTCGCCTCGGAGGCGTTCACCCGGCTCTGGGCCCGCTGGACGACCGTGGAGGAGCCCCGCGGCTTCCTCTACGTCACCGCCGCCAACCTGGTCCGGGACCACTGGCGCAAGCTGGAGCGCGAGCGCAGGGCCATGCACCGCGCCACCTCGGAGGCCGCCGTCCGCCCCCACGACGAACAGACCGATCCCTCGGTACGGCTGCTCGTGCAGTCGCTCCCGGAACGACTGCGCGTCCCGATCCTGCTGCACTACTACGCTGACATGCCGATCCGGGAGGTGTCCGCGCTGACCGGACGTAAGGAAGGAACCGTCAAGGCCGACCTCCACGCGGCCCGAGAACTGCTCCGCGCCCACTTGAGGAGAAGCCTTGACCACACGCTTTGA
- a CDS encoding class I SAM-dependent methyltransferase, which translates to MATYDTLGATYARTRRPDPRIAAQIHTALGNTTDVINVGAGTGSYEPPGTVLAVEPSQVMLTQRPPGSAPAVQAVAERLPLRDDAADAVMALLTIHHWADLAAGIAELRRVARRRVVVLTWDQDVFRERFWLVREYLPEAAALDDARAVPIDRLVELLGGAGQEPVPVPHDCVDGFGAAYWRRPHAYLDPQVRAGISLFTQAGDGLITPGLNRLADDLTTGRWHTRHAGLLALDSVDVGYRLLVADL; encoded by the coding sequence ATGGCCACCTATGACACGCTCGGCGCCACGTATGCCCGGACTCGACGGCCGGATCCGAGGATCGCCGCCCAGATCCACACCGCACTCGGGAACACGACGGACGTGATCAACGTCGGAGCCGGCACCGGCTCGTACGAGCCGCCGGGGACCGTTCTCGCGGTCGAGCCCAGCCAGGTCATGCTCACCCAGCGTCCGCCGGGCTCCGCCCCCGCCGTGCAGGCGGTGGCGGAACGGCTCCCGCTGCGTGACGACGCCGCCGACGCCGTCATGGCGCTGCTGACCATCCATCACTGGGCCGACCTGGCGGCCGGGATCGCCGAGCTGCGCCGGGTCGCCCGCCGTCGTGTCGTCGTCCTGACCTGGGATCAGGACGTCTTCCGCGAGCGGTTCTGGCTCGTACGGGAGTATCTGCCCGAGGCGGCCGCACTCGACGACGCCCGCGCGGTGCCGATCGACCGGCTCGTCGAACTGCTCGGCGGGGCCGGCCAGGAGCCGGTTCCGGTCCCCCACGACTGCGTGGACGGGTTCGGCGCCGCGTACTGGCGCCGCCCCCACGCCTACCTCGACCCTCAGGTGCGCGCCGGGATATCCCTGTTCACCCAGGCCGGCGACGGCCTGATCACGCCAGGCCTGAACCGGCTCGCGGACGACCTGACGACCGGCCGCTGGCACACCCGTCACGCCGGTCTCCTCGCCCTCGACAGCGTCGACGTCGGCTACCGGCTCCTGGTGGCGGACCTCTGA
- a CDS encoding N-acetylmuramoyl-L-alanine amidase gives MKKRFSPRVPSAVRRHRRTVLVTASAALMAPLLAPLMSGAPGRVAADQRLENDFTAAADEYDVPRSVLMGVSYLQSRWDSHRGAPSVGGGFGPMHLVDTRLAQKADPAAQQRGGAVALAGPSPSQAAKPPGKRSGQPSDLQQAARLTGEKEDRLRKDAAANVRGGAALLAETQRLLGKPLSDNPADWWEAVARFPGLDDTTEAATYANDVFGVIHEGAHRTTDAGQSVTLPASPDVRPRALKNAARSKEVECPTELSCSWLSAPYTEIDDDAYGNHDLGDRPKDQKIEYIVIHDTEASLRSMFQTVQDPTEASWHYSIRSKDGHVTQHIRTKDMAWHSGSQFVNARSIGIEHEGFLTQPDTWYTEQMYRASARLVRYLAKKYGVPLDRQHIFGHDNVPAPTAESIPDMHEDPGPFWDWRHYFDLLGAPLRATAGPDSPMVTVLPDYSTYKPRYTGCGGHGVPCAPHGSSAVRLHTEPADNAPLIQDPGRRPDGEDSTEDVSDLGSRISAGQTYAVAERRGDWTAIWFLGKKAWFKNPKKHPTAVGAAGRMVTPKEGLSEVPVYGRALPEEDAYPDGITEPTESPLPYTLGEGQRYVTMSHTTGSYIDRSTFEYTPSPVVKGQEKYYEIQIGYRLGYVRASDVDVVDAPVLAGPQGQAGGRSRR, from the coding sequence ATGAAGAAACGCTTCTCCCCCCGTGTCCCCAGTGCCGTTCGCAGGCACCGCCGGACGGTCCTCGTGACGGCGTCGGCGGCACTCATGGCCCCCCTGCTGGCTCCGCTGATGTCCGGCGCACCGGGCCGTGTGGCGGCCGACCAGCGGCTGGAGAACGACTTCACGGCCGCCGCGGACGAGTACGACGTGCCGCGGAGTGTGCTCATGGGCGTGTCCTATCTGCAGTCGCGCTGGGACTCCCACAGGGGCGCGCCGAGCGTCGGCGGCGGCTTTGGACCGATGCATCTGGTGGACACACGGCTGGCCCAGAAGGCTGACCCGGCGGCGCAGCAGCGCGGGGGTGCCGTGGCACTCGCGGGACCGTCCCCCTCCCAGGCGGCCAAGCCCCCGGGCAAGCGATCCGGGCAGCCGTCCGACCTGCAGCAGGCCGCCCGACTGACCGGGGAGAAAGAGGACCGGCTGCGGAAGGACGCCGCCGCCAATGTGCGCGGCGGTGCGGCGCTCCTGGCGGAGACGCAACGGCTGCTCGGCAAGCCGCTCAGCGACAACCCGGCGGACTGGTGGGAGGCCGTGGCGCGGTTCCCCGGCCTGGACGACACCACCGAGGCGGCGACCTACGCCAACGACGTCTTCGGAGTGATCCACGAGGGAGCGCATCGCACCACCGACGCCGGACAGTCCGTCACCCTGCCCGCCAGCCCGGACGTTCGCCCGCGCGCCCTGAAGAACGCGGCACGGTCCAAGGAGGTCGAGTGCCCGACCGAGCTGTCCTGCTCCTGGCTCAGCGCGCCGTACACGGAGATCGACGACGACGCGTACGGCAATCATGACCTGGGCGACCGGCCCAAGGACCAGAAGATCGAGTACATCGTCATCCACGACACCGAGGCGTCCCTGCGGTCCATGTTCCAGACGGTGCAGGACCCGACCGAGGCATCGTGGCACTACTCGATCCGCTCCAAGGACGGCCATGTCACACAGCACATCAGGACCAAGGACATGGCCTGGCACTCGGGCAGCCAGTTCGTCAACGCCCGCTCCATCGGCATCGAGCACGAAGGTTTCCTCACACAGCCCGACACCTGGTACACGGAGCAGATGTACCGGGCCTCGGCCCGTCTGGTGCGCTATCTGGCCAAGAAGTACGGCGTCCCGCTGGACCGGCAGCACATCTTCGGTCACGACAACGTGCCGGCCCCGACGGCCGAAAGCATCCCCGACATGCACGAGGACCCGGGCCCCTTCTGGGACTGGCGGCACTACTTCGACCTGCTGGGCGCGCCCCTGCGGGCCACGGCCGGGCCGGACAGCCCCATGGTGACCGTGCTGCCGGACTACTCCACCTACAAGCCGCGCTACACGGGATGCGGCGGGCACGGTGTGCCGTGCGCTCCGCACGGTTCCAGCGCCGTCCGCCTCCACACCGAGCCGGCCGACAACGCCCCGCTGATCCAGGACCCGGGCCGGCGCCCGGACGGTGAGGACTCCACGGAGGACGTCAGCGATCTGGGTTCGCGGATCTCCGCCGGCCAGACCTACGCCGTCGCCGAGCGCCGGGGCGACTGGACGGCGATCTGGTTCCTGGGCAAGAAGGCCTGGTTCAAGAACCCGAAGAAGCACCCCACGGCCGTCGGCGCGGCGGGCCGGATGGTCACTCCCAAGGAAGGTCTGAGCGAGGTCCCGGTGTACGGGCGCGCCCTCCCGGAGGAGGACGCCTACCCGGACGGGATCACGGAGCCGACCGAGTCGCCGCTGCCGTACACCCTCGGCGAAGGACAGCGGTACGTGACGATGTCCCACACGACCGGTTCCTATATCGACAGGTCGACCTTCGAGTACACGCCGAGCCCGGTGGTGAAGGGCCAGGAGAAGTACTACGAGATCCAGATCGGCTACCGGCTCGGCTACGTCCGGGCCAGTGACGTGGACGTGGTGGACGCACCGGTCCTCGCGGGCCCGCAGGGACAGGCCGGCGGCCGTTCCCGGCGGTGA
- a CDS encoding tellurite resistance TerB family protein, whose amino-acid sequence MALWDRVKESASQMQTQLVAKKNDLKSGAFRDASMAMCALVAAADGTVDPSERQRVAQLIATNEVLQNFPADDLRRRFEDNLDKLTADFAFGKVSVLQEVAKAKKKPAEARAVIQIGIVIGGADGNFDKDEQAIVREACFTLELPPHEFDL is encoded by the coding sequence ATGGCCCTGTGGGACCGCGTCAAGGAGTCCGCGTCTCAGATGCAGACCCAGTTGGTGGCGAAGAAGAACGATCTGAAGAGCGGTGCCTTCCGCGACGCGAGCATGGCGATGTGCGCGCTGGTCGCCGCGGCCGACGGCACCGTGGACCCCTCCGAGCGGCAGCGCGTGGCTCAACTGATCGCCACGAATGAGGTTCTGCAGAACTTCCCGGCCGACGACCTGCGCCGCAGGTTCGAGGACAACCTCGACAAGCTGACGGCCGACTTCGCCTTCGGCAAGGTGAGTGTGTTGCAGGAGGTCGCCAAGGCCAAGAAGAAGCCCGCCGAGGCCCGTGCCGTGATCCAGATCGGCATCGTCATCGGCGGCGCCGACGGCAACTTCGACAAGGACGAGCAGGCGATCGTCCGCGAGGCGTGCTTCACCCTCGAGCTGCCGCCGCACGAGTTCGACCTCTGA